The following proteins come from a genomic window of Nostoc sp. TCL26-01:
- the nifH gene encoding nitrogenase iron protein — MTDENIRQIAFYGKGGIGKSTTSQNTLAAMAEMGQRIMIVGCDPKADSTRLMLHAKAQTTVLHLAAERGAVEDLELHEVMLTGFRGVKCVESGGPEPGVGCAGRGIITAINFLEENGAYQDLDFVSYDVLGDVVCGGFAMPIREGKAQEIYIVTSGEMMAMYAANNIARGILKYAHSGGVRLGGLICNSRKTDREAELIENLAERLNTQMIHFVPRDNIVQHAELRRMTVNEYAPDSNQGQEYRALAKKIINNDKLTIPTPIEMDELEALLIEYGILDDDTKHADVIGKPAEATK, encoded by the coding sequence ATGACTGACGAAAACATTAGACAGATAGCTTTCTACGGTAAAGGCGGTATCGGTAAATCTACCACCTCCCAAAACACCCTAGCAGCTATGGCAGAAATGGGTCAGCGCATTATGATTGTAGGTTGCGACCCTAAAGCCGACTCCACCCGTTTGATGCTGCACGCTAAAGCTCAAACCACCGTACTACACTTGGCTGCTGAACGCGGTGCAGTAGAAGACCTAGAACTTCACGAAGTTATGTTGACCGGTTTCCGTGGCGTTAAGTGCGTAGAATCTGGTGGTCCAGAACCCGGTGTAGGTTGCGCCGGTCGTGGTATCATCACCGCTATTAACTTCCTCGAAGAAAACGGCGCTTACCAAGACCTAGACTTCGTATCCTACGACGTATTGGGTGACGTTGTATGTGGTGGTTTCGCTATGCCTATCCGTGAAGGTAAAGCACAAGAAATTTACATCGTTACCTCTGGTGAAATGATGGCGATGTACGCTGCTAACAACATCGCTCGTGGTATTTTGAAATATGCTCACTCCGGTGGTGTACGCTTGGGTGGTTTGATTTGTAACAGCCGTAAGACAGACCGGGAAGCTGAACTAATCGAAAACTTGGCTGAACGTTTGAACACTCAAATGATTCACTTCGTACCTCGTGACAACATCGTTCAACACGCTGAATTGCGTCGGATGACTGTTAACGAATACGCACCTGACAGCAACCAAGGTCAAGAGTATCGCGCATTAGCTAAGAAGATCATCAACAACGACAAGCTCACCATTCCTACACCAATCGAAATGGATGAACTAGAAGCACTGTTGATTGAATACGGTATCCTCGATGATGATACCAAGCACGCAGACGTTATTGGTAAGCCCGCAGAAGCTACCAAATAG
- the nifU gene encoding Fe-S cluster assembly protein NifU, with the protein MWDYTEKVLELFYDPKNQGVIEENGEPGVKVATGEVGSIACGDALRLHIKVEVASDKIIDSRFQTFGCTSAIASSSALTEMIKGLTLDEALKVSNKDIANYLGGLPEAKMHCSVMGQEALEAAIYNYRGIPLAAHDDDDEGALVCTCFGVSENKVRRIVVENSLTTAEQVTNYIKAGGGCGSCLAKIDDIIKDVKENKAVRNLNTKNGKNTTEIAKSGQARPLTNVQKIALIQKVLDEEVRPVLIADGGDVELYDVDGDIIKVILKGACGSCSSSTATLKIAIESRLRDRISPNILVEAV; encoded by the coding sequence ATGTGGGACTACACAGAGAAAGTATTAGAACTGTTTTACGATCCCAAGAATCAGGGAGTTATTGAAGAAAACGGCGAACCTGGTGTGAAGGTTGCCACTGGTGAAGTCGGAAGTATTGCTTGCGGTGATGCGCTGAGATTGCACATCAAAGTCGAAGTAGCATCAGACAAAATTATTGACTCTCGTTTCCAAACCTTTGGTTGCACTAGTGCGATCGCTTCTTCTAGCGCTTTGACAGAAATGATTAAGGGTCTAACCTTAGATGAAGCCCTCAAAGTTTCTAATAAAGACATCGCTAATTACCTCGGTGGCTTGCCAGAAGCCAAAATGCACTGCTCAGTTATGGGACAAGAAGCTCTAGAAGCTGCTATCTATAACTATCGTGGCATTCCTCTCGCTGCCCATGATGACGATGATGAAGGTGCGTTAGTCTGCACTTGCTTTGGTGTCAGCGAAAACAAGGTGCGCCGCATAGTTGTCGAAAATAGCTTGACTACTGCCGAGCAGGTAACAAATTACATCAAAGCTGGTGGCGGATGCGGTTCCTGTTTAGCTAAAATTGATGATATCATTAAAGATGTAAAGGAAAACAAAGCCGTAAGAAACCTCAACACAAAAAACGGCAAAAATACTACAGAAATTGCTAAATCTGGGCAAGCAAGACCACTAACCAACGTCCAAAAGATTGCCCTAATCCAAAAAGTATTAGATGAAGAAGTCAGACCAGTATTGATTGCCGACGGTGGAGATGTAGAACTCTACGACGTAGACGGCGACATTATCAAAGTCATCCTCAAAGGTGCGTGTGGTTCTTGTTCCAGCAGTACCGCCACCTTAAAGATAGCGATTGAATCCAGATTACGCGATCGCATTAGTCCCAACATTTTAGTTGAAGCAGTCTAA
- the nifS gene encoding cysteine desulfurase NifS yields MSIIYLDNNATTKVDPEVVEAIMPYLTDYYGNPSSMHSFGGQLAKAVRTAREQVAALLGADESEIVFTSCGTEGDNAAIRAALLAQPEKRHIITTQVEHPAVLNVCKQLETQGYSVTYLSVNRQGQLDLDELEASLTGNTALVTIMYANNETGVVFPIEQIGLRVKEKGAIFHVDAVQAVGKIPLNMKTSTVDMLTISGHKIHAPKGIGALYVRRGVRFRPLLIGGHQERGRRAGTENVAGIVGLGKAAELEMLQIETAIKKETRLRDRLEQSLLAKISDCEVNGDVTQRLPNTTNIGFKYIEGEAILLLLNKHGICASSGSACTSGSLEPSHVLRAMGLPYTTLHGSIRFSLCRYTTEAQIDKVIEVMPEIVERLRALSPFKNDEAGWLQEQTLAHR; encoded by the coding sequence ATGAGCATCATTTATCTGGATAATAATGCTACCACTAAGGTAGACCCAGAAGTTGTAGAGGCAATTATGCCCTACTTGACCGACTATTATGGTAATCCCTCAAGTATGCACAGCTTTGGCGGACAACTAGCCAAAGCGGTAAGAACAGCCAGAGAACAAGTTGCGGCTTTGTTAGGGGCTGATGAATCAGAAATTGTCTTTACCAGTTGTGGAACTGAAGGTGATAATGCTGCCATTCGCGCCGCCTTATTAGCCCAGCCAGAAAAGCGCCACATCATCACAACCCAGGTAGAACACCCCGCAGTCTTAAATGTCTGCAAACAACTAGAAACCCAAGGTTACAGTGTTACTTATCTTTCTGTGAATCGTCAGGGACAGTTGGATCTAGATGAACTAGAAGCTTCCCTGACTGGTAACACTGCTTTGGTGACGATTATGTACGCCAACAATGAAACAGGCGTAGTCTTCCCGATTGAGCAAATTGGTTTAAGAGTCAAGGAAAAAGGCGCAATTTTCCATGTAGACGCGGTACAAGCAGTAGGTAAGATACCTCTGAACATGAAGACCAGTACCGTAGATATGTTAACCATATCTGGTCACAAAATCCATGCACCAAAGGGTATTGGGGCTTTGTATGTCCGTCGTGGTGTGAGATTTCGTCCGCTATTGATTGGTGGACACCAAGAACGGGGACGGCGTGCAGGAACAGAAAATGTTGCCGGCATTGTCGGTTTAGGTAAAGCCGCAGAACTGGAAATGCTGCAAATAGAAACAGCGATTAAGAAAGAAACAAGGCTGCGCGATCGCCTAGAACAATCTTTACTCGCTAAAATCTCTGATTGCGAAGTTAACGGTGACGTTACGCAGAGATTGCCCAACACCACCAATATCGGTTTCAAATACATCGAAGGTGAAGCAATTTTACTCTTGTTAAATAAACACGGTATCTGTGCTTCATCTGGTTCTGCTTGTACATCAGGCTCACTGGAACCATCCCACGTCCTCCGGGCAATGGGTTTACCATACACAACTCTCCACGGTTCGATTCGCTTCAGCCTTTGTCGCTACACTACAGAAGCCCAAATCGATAAAGTCATCGAAGTCATGCCCGAAATCGTCGAACGCCTCCGCGCCCTCTCACCATTCAAAAATGACGAAGCCGGCTGGTTGCAAGAACAAACATTGGCTCATCGTTAA
- a CDS encoding DUF362 domain-containing protein — MAYKITSQCIACNLCRSVCPTGAIKVAEDGQHWIDSELCTNCVGSVYTVAQCKSGCPTCDGCVKVPSDYWEGWFANYNRVIAKLTKKQDYWERWFNCYSQKFSEQLQKHQGEILGV; from the coding sequence ATGGCTTACAAAATTACCAGTCAGTGCATTGCTTGCAATCTTTGTCGGTCTGTATGTCCCACCGGGGCAATCAAGGTAGCAGAAGACGGTCAACATTGGATTGACAGCGAACTGTGTACAAACTGCGTTGGTAGCGTTTACACTGTCGCTCAATGCAAATCTGGTTGTCCTACCTGCGATGGTTGCGTTAAAGTACCTAGCGATTATTGGGAAGGTTGGTTTGCTAATTACAACCGAGTTATAGCGAAATTAACAAAGAAACAAGATTATTGGGAGCGTTGGTTTAATTGTTATTCTCAGAAATTCTCCGAGCAATTGCAAAAGCATCAGGGTGAAATCTTAGGGGTATAA
- the nifB gene encoding nitrogenase cofactor biosynthesis protein NifB — MTPQVTGSSFTELTPTVAKSSGCGCDSNSSATVERDEKLQERIAKHPCYSEEAHHHYARMHVAVAPACNIQCNYCNRKYDCANESRPGVVSELLTPEEAAHKVLVIAGKIPQMTVLGIAGPGDPLANPEKTFRTFELIADKAPDIKLCLSTNGLMLTEYVDRIKQLNIDHVTITLNTIDPEIGAQIYSWVHYKRRRYRGVEGAKILLEKQMEGLQALKEADILCKVNSVMIPGINDQHLVEVNKMIRENGAFLHNIMPLISAPEHGTHFGLTGQRGPSQKELKGVQDQCSGNMKMMRHCRQCRADAVGLLGEDRSQEFTKDKFLDMASEYDYDKRQEVHEGIEKFREELKVAKEKAVEKVQVASVKDNPKILVAIATKGGGLVNQHFGHAKEFQVYEVDGREVRFVSHRKVDHYCQGGYGEAATFDNIVKTIADCQAVLVSKIGDSPKDKLLQAGIQTVEAYDVIEKVALEFYEQWIKE, encoded by the coding sequence ATGACACCACAGGTTACAGGCTCCTCCTTTACCGAATTGACACCTACCGTAGCAAAATCAAGTGGTTGCGGCTGCGACAGCAACAGCAGCGCCACCGTGGAAAGGGACGAAAAGCTCCAAGAACGCATTGCTAAACATCCCTGCTACAGCGAAGAAGCTCATCATCACTACGCTAGAATGCACGTTGCAGTCGCTCCTGCCTGCAACATTCAGTGCAACTACTGCAACCGCAAATATGACTGCGCCAATGAAAGCCGTCCTGGGGTTGTTAGCGAATTACTGACACCAGAAGAAGCAGCACACAAAGTCTTAGTGATTGCCGGCAAAATTCCCCAAATGACAGTTTTGGGAATTGCTGGTCCTGGCGATCCTCTGGCAAATCCAGAAAAGACTTTCCGTACCTTTGAGTTGATTGCCGACAAAGCACCAGACATTAAGTTATGTCTCTCAACCAATGGTTTGATGCTGACGGAATATGTCGATCGCATTAAACAATTAAATATCGACCACGTTACTATCACCTTAAATACCATAGATCCAGAAATCGGCGCTCAGATTTATTCTTGGGTTCACTACAAACGGAGACGTTATAGAGGCGTTGAAGGTGCAAAGATTCTGCTTGAAAAACAAATGGAAGGCTTACAAGCCCTCAAAGAAGCAGACATCTTGTGTAAAGTCAACTCCGTCATGATTCCCGGCATTAACGACCAACACCTAGTTGAAGTCAACAAAATGATTCGGGAAAATGGTGCATTCTTGCATAATATTATGCCTCTGATTTCTGCACCAGAACACGGTACACACTTCGGCTTAACCGGTCAACGTGGCCCTTCCCAAAAAGAACTGAAGGGAGTGCAAGACCAATGCTCTGGCAACATGAAAATGATGCGCCATTGCCGCCAGTGCCGTGCTGATGCTGTAGGCTTATTAGGAGAAGATCGTAGCCAAGAATTTACTAAAGATAAATTCTTAGATATGGCTTCAGAATACGACTACGACAAACGTCAAGAAGTCCACGAAGGTATTGAGAAATTTAGAGAAGAACTCAAAGTAGCTAAGGAAAAAGCTGTAGAGAAGGTACAGGTAGCGTCTGTAAAAGACAACCCCAAAATCCTCGTAGCGATCGCTACCAAAGGCGGTGGATTAGTTAACCAACACTTCGGACACGCGAAGGAATTCCAAGTTTACGAAGTTGATGGTAGAGAAGTTCGCTTTGTCAGTCATCGCAAAGTTGACCATTATTGTCAAGGTGGATACGGCGAAGCAGCCACATTTGACAATATTGTGAAAACAATCGCAGATTGTCAAGCAGTTTTAGTCTCCAAGATTGGCGACTCTCCCAAAGACAAACTGCTCCAAGCCGGCATACAGACTGTTGAAGCTTACGACGTAATTGAGAAGGTTGCTTTAGAGTTTTACGAGCAATGGATTAAGGAATAG
- a CDS encoding type II toxin-antitoxin system RelE/ParE family toxin, with the protein MSYTIVISKSVQKQIDDLPNDIAERVVEKTQNLALEPRPDGVVKLKGFDNEYRIRVGDYRVRYEIDDESQIVQLLQCKHRKDVYKKS; encoded by the coding sequence ATGAGTTACACTATCGTTATTTCAAAATCTGTACAAAAGCAGATTGACGACTTGCCAAATGATATTGCGGAGCGTGTAGTTGAGAAAACTCAAAATCTTGCTTTGGAACCCCGTCCTGATGGAGTTGTCAAATTAAAAGGTTTTGATAATGAGTATCGTATCCGGGTTGGTGATTATAGAGTTCGTTATGAGATTGATGATGAAAGTCAAATCGTGCAACTTTTGCAGTGCAAGCATCGGAAAGATGTTTATAAAAAATCTTGA
- a CDS encoding type II toxin-antitoxin system ParD family antitoxin: MQIFLPPEVEALLQRQLKSGKYHNAVDVIVAGIQLLEQQQEDIYQGRLGELQMEARIGLEASQEGKVVDGSTAMAQILANLRSRYGVSDEV, from the coding sequence ATGCAAATCTTTTTGCCCCCAGAGGTAGAAGCCCTGCTACAACGCCAACTAAAGAGCGGTAAATATCATAATGCTGTTGACGTTATTGTTGCAGGAATACAACTACTAGAACAGCAACAAGAAGACATATATCAAGGAAGACTGGGAGAGCTTCAGATGGAAGCACGTATTGGATTGGAAGCGTCCCAAGAAGGTAAAGTAGTTGATGGCTCAACTGCAATGGCTCAAATTCTTGCCAATTTGAGATCGCGCTACGGTGTCTCAGACGAAGTATGA
- a CDS encoding type II toxin-antitoxin system RelE/ParE family toxin: protein MTPQFRLTEPAIQDIEQIADYIAKKFGLTQSELFLSKLDAKFIKIAQFPKLGRERDEILLGIRSLPIDNYLILYMPIGENVEIFRVISGYRDLSSLFHNDDD, encoded by the coding sequence ATGACTCCACAATTTCGCCTCACTGAGCCTGCAATTCAGGACATCGAGCAGATTGCAGACTATATTGCAAAAAAGTTTGGGTTGACTCAATCAGAGTTGTTCTTGAGTAAACTTGATGCTAAATTTATCAAAATTGCTCAGTTCCCAAAATTAGGAAGAGAGCGTGACGAAATTCTACTAGGTATCCGTAGTCTCCCCATAGATAACTATCTCATCCTTTATATGCCCATAGGAGAAAATGTCGAAATTTTCCGTGTGATTAGTGGTTATCGAGATTTATCATCACTATTTCACAATGATGATGATTGA
- a CDS encoding prevent-host-death protein: MNWKLDEAQQKLPEVIDAIASEPQLIFKEEKLVAAIIEPNLFQNFLAWHQQQQVPSLGDAFVELRQMCAEENYTLETPARCSGDRHIPFAELSERSLNYNSSPIK; encoded by the coding sequence ATGAACTGGAAACTTGACGAAGCACAACAAAAACTGCCAGAGGTAATAGATGCTATTGCATCAGAACCTCAATTAATCTTCAAGGAGGAAAAATTAGTGGCTGCAATCATAGAACCTAACCTTTTCCAAAATTTCCTGGCTTGGCATCAGCAACAACAAGTCCCTTCTCTGGGAGATGCCTTTGTAGAACTACGTCAAATGTGTGCTGAAGAGAATTATACTTTAGAAACTCCTGCACGATGTAGCGGCGATCGCCATATCCCATTTGCTGAACTCTCTGAGCGATCGCTCAATTACAATTCATCTCCAATTAAATAA
- a CDS encoding calcium-binding protein, with protein sequence MGGGNDTFNGGVGSDNISGGNGNDTLLGGDGSDRLTGGNGDDTIDAGQGNDTLIGQQGQDLLIGGAGKDSFYLTLPVAGDFDTINDFSITDDKLVISQTVFALSQVLGVLDPSVFRLGTSATTASDRLIYDQSTGNLFFDADGLSTIAQIKIARLVNQSPLTSSQITVIA encoded by the coding sequence TTGGGTGGAGGTAATGACACCTTCAACGGTGGTGTCGGGTCTGATAATATCTCTGGTGGTAATGGCAATGATACCTTGTTGGGTGGTGATGGTAGCGATCGCCTAACTGGAGGTAACGGTGATGACACTATCGATGCTGGTCAAGGTAACGATACACTCATAGGTCAACAAGGACAAGATTTATTAATTGGTGGTGCTGGTAAAGATAGCTTTTATCTAACTTTGCCTGTAGCAGGTGATTTTGATACCATCAATGACTTCTCCATTACAGATGACAAACTGGTGATTTCTCAAACTGTATTTGCTTTGAGTCAAGTTTTAGGTGTACTTGATCCCAGTGTATTTCGGTTAGGTACTAGTGCAACCACAGCAAGCGATCGCTTGATTTATGACCAATCTACAGGTAACTTATTTTTTGATGCCGATGGTTTAAGTACTATTGCTCAAATCAAGATTGCACGACTAGTAAATCAATCCCCTCTGACTAGTAGTCAAATTACAGTGATTGCATAA
- a CDS encoding dienelactone hydrolase family protein: protein MKRITRRKFIATASLATGFAAAVQPISAGVITTDNQGLVAGAVKIPVPDGEIPAYRAFPATGSNFPIVLVIQEIFGVHEHIQDVTRRFAKLGYLAIAPELFVRQGDVSKLSSIDEIRAIVAKVPDAQVLSDLDATVKWAVKSSKGNGNRLGITGFCWGGRITWLYAAHNPQVKAGVAWYGRLVGNATELTPKHPVDIASTLKVPVLGLYGGKDTGIPLDTVEQMRQQLKTSSSKSAIIVYPDAPHAFFADYRPSYRQKEALDGWKRLQAWFKKSGV, encoded by the coding sequence ATGAAAAGAATAACACGCCGCAAATTTATCGCTACTGCTTCTTTAGCAACAGGTTTTGCAGCCGCAGTACAACCCATTTCGGCCGGAGTCATCACTACTGATAATCAAGGATTAGTAGCTGGTGCAGTGAAAATTCCTGTGCCAGATGGTGAAATACCAGCATATAGAGCATTTCCTGCTACTGGCAGCAATTTTCCGATAGTGCTAGTAATTCAGGAAATTTTTGGTGTACACGAGCATATTCAAGATGTGACTCGCCGTTTTGCCAAGTTAGGATATTTAGCGATCGCTCCTGAATTATTTGTCCGTCAAGGCGATGTCTCTAAATTAAGTAGTATAGATGAAATTAGGGCGATCGTTGCTAAAGTACCAGACGCTCAAGTACTATCTGACCTAGATGCCACTGTCAAGTGGGCTGTGAAGTCAAGCAAAGGTAACGGCAACAGGTTAGGAATTACAGGTTTCTGTTGGGGTGGGAGAATCACTTGGCTATATGCAGCCCACAATCCCCAAGTGAAAGCAGGTGTAGCCTGGTACGGGCGGTTAGTCGGTAATGCTACAGAACTCACTCCCAAGCATCCTGTTGATATTGCCTCTACATTAAAAGTTCCCGTTCTCGGACTGTATGGTGGTAAAGATACAGGTATTCCCCTCGATACTGTTGAGCAAATGCGTCAGCAACTCAAAACCAGTAGCAGTAAATCGGCAATCATTGTCTATCCCGACGCACCCCATGCCTTCTTTGCTGATTACCGTCCTTCCTACCGCCAAAAAGAAGCTCTTGATGGTTGGAAACGTCTTCAAGCATGGTTTAAAAAGTCTGGTGTGTAA
- a CDS encoding GNAT family N-acetyltransferase has product MNPVIEAFSTARMIAERLRFEHFAEIDTMHQDPQVMATLGGVRSPEQTRQFIDKNLEHWERYGFGLWVFRDKVNGKFIGRGGVRYVNVAGNDVVELAYALMSAFWGQGLATEMGESILKIAIEQLGFSELACFTMTTNFTSQRVIQKLGFRYEGDIVHANLPHVFYRLQAPHSLKIGARS; this is encoded by the coding sequence GTGAACCCTGTGATAGAAGCATTTTCTACAGCTCGCATGATTGCAGAGCGCTTGCGCTTTGAACATTTTGCAGAGATTGATACGATGCACCAAGATCCGCAGGTGATGGCCACCCTTGGTGGTGTGCGTTCTCCTGAACAGACACGACAGTTTATCGATAAAAACTTAGAACATTGGGAGCGTTATGGTTTTGGCTTATGGGTATTTAGAGATAAAGTCAATGGAAAATTTATTGGTCGTGGAGGTGTGCGCTATGTGAATGTAGCTGGTAATGATGTAGTAGAGTTAGCCTATGCCCTCATGTCAGCATTTTGGGGTCAAGGATTAGCAACAGAAATGGGTGAATCTATCCTCAAAATAGCTATTGAGCAACTGGGTTTTTCCGAGTTGGCTTGTTTTACCATGACTACCAATTTTACATCTCAACGAGTTATCCAAAAATTAGGATTTCGATATGAAGGTGACATCGTACACGCCAATTTACCTCACGTATTTTACCGTTTGCAGGCTCCACATAGTCTAAAAATAGGGGCTAGAAGCTAG
- a CDS encoding alpha-amylase, translating to MAELNGTIMQYFHWYIPNDGNLWSKAESSAQELANAGFTALWLPPAYKGFAGSYDVGYGVYDLFDLGEFDQKGSIRTKYGTRQQYIDAVKSLQAKGIQVYADTVLNHKMGGDAAETLKATPFPQNDRLNSKGGLQEIKTYSHYYFPGRKGKYSNFEWHWWHFDAVDYNEYNSGDRGTVYLLEGKKFDDYVALDNGNFAYLMGCDLDYQNEWVRGEVTYWGKWYLDNTNVDGFRIDAIKHISAWFFPQWIEELERHAGKDLFMVGEYWANDINTLNWYINTVGGRMSVFDVPLHYNFHQASKSGGKYDMRRILDGTLMQQRPTHAVTFVENHDSQPLQALESVVEPWFKPLAYAIILLRREGYPCVFYADYYGAEYEDRGYKIYLPAHRWIIDKLLYARQHYAYGPQYDYFDHWNTIGWTRLGDANHPQAIAVILSDGPEGSKWMEVGKPNTKFIDLTEHIKEPVFTNDAGWGEFRCQGGSVSVWIQA from the coding sequence ATGGCAGAGCTGAATGGCACGATCATGCAATACTTCCACTGGTACATCCCCAATGATGGCAATTTGTGGAGCAAGGCTGAAAGTTCAGCACAGGAATTAGCTAACGCAGGTTTTACAGCCTTATGGCTACCACCGGCTTATAAAGGATTTGCGGGATCGTATGATGTTGGTTATGGTGTGTACGATTTGTTTGATTTAGGTGAGTTTGATCAAAAAGGCTCGATTCGGACTAAGTATGGTACACGCCAGCAGTATATTGATGCAGTTAAATCTCTGCAAGCCAAAGGTATTCAAGTTTATGCAGATACGGTGTTGAATCATAAGATGGGTGGTGATGCAGCCGAAACACTCAAAGCAACACCCTTTCCCCAAAACGATCGCCTGAATTCTAAAGGTGGATTACAAGAAATTAAAACATACTCCCATTACTATTTTCCAGGGAGAAAAGGTAAATATTCTAACTTTGAGTGGCATTGGTGGCACTTTGATGCTGTTGATTATAACGAATATAACAGTGGCGATCGCGGTACAGTGTACTTATTAGAAGGTAAAAAATTTGATGATTATGTAGCTTTAGATAATGGGAATTTTGCTTATTTGATGGGTTGCGATCTCGATTATCAAAACGAGTGGGTGCGGGGCGAAGTTACTTATTGGGGTAAATGGTATCTTGATAATACTAATGTCGATGGTTTTCGTATAGATGCGATCAAGCATATTTCCGCTTGGTTCTTTCCTCAATGGATTGAGGAGTTAGAACGCCATGCTGGTAAAGATTTGTTCATGGTTGGGGAATATTGGGCTAACGATATTAATACCCTCAATTGGTATATCAATACTGTTGGTGGACGGATGTCTGTATTTGACGTACCGCTTCACTACAACTTCCATCAAGCCAGCAAATCTGGTGGTAAATATGATATGCGGCGGATTTTGGATGGGACATTAATGCAGCAACGTCCCACCCATGCTGTGACATTTGTGGAAAATCATGATTCCCAACCTCTACAAGCATTGGAATCTGTTGTCGAACCTTGGTTTAAACCCCTAGCTTACGCCATCATTTTATTGCGGAGAGAAGGTTATCCTTGTGTCTTTTACGCCGACTACTACGGCGCAGAATACGAGGATCGGGGATACAAAATTTATCTGCCAGCCCATCGTTGGATTATTGATAAGTTACTTTACGCACGCCAACATTATGCTTACGGCCCACAGTATGATTACTTTGATCACTGGAATACGATTGGTTGGACACGCTTAGGCGATGCAAATCATCCACAAGCGATCGCTGTTATTTTGAGTGATGGCCCAGAAGGCTCCAAATGGATGGAAGTTGGCAAACCCAATACTAAGTTTATCGACTTAACAGAACACATCAAAGAACCCGTATTTACTAATGATGCCGGTTGGGGTGAATTCCGTTGTCAAGGCGGTTCAGTATCGGTGTGGATTCAAGCCTAG
- a CDS encoding low molecular weight protein tyrosine phosphatase family protein has product MKKLLFICSQNRLRSPTAEAVFADYEGLETDSAGLDRSAQVVVSSEAIEWADIIFVMEKSHKQKLAKNFQPFLKDKKVICLDIPDEFAYMQPTLIDILKKKVIPLLGTY; this is encoded by the coding sequence ATGAAAAAGTTGTTATTTATCTGTAGCCAGAATAGATTACGAAGTCCCACAGCTGAGGCTGTATTTGCTGACTACGAAGGATTAGAGACTGATTCTGCTGGATTAGATCGCTCTGCCCAAGTAGTAGTTTCTTCTGAGGCTATTGAGTGGGCTGATATAATTTTCGTGATGGAAAAATCACATAAACAGAAATTAGCTAAAAACTTTCAGCCATTCCTGAAAGACAAGAAAGTGATATGTTTAGATATACCAGATGAATTTGCATATATGCAGCCGACTTTAATTGATATTTTAAAGAAAAAAGTGATACCTTTATTAGGTACATATTAG